TCAAATAATTATCACTCCTATGCATTTTTAACGGCCAAACATTTCGATGCTAACTATTCTTGCATTGCGAGAAGTGGTATTGGAATAACGGTAAGTTGGTTCAATCAAATTATGCCAGAATTATACTATAGGCACGATCCTAGCAATGAAAAAAGCATTTGGAATTTTAGTGCACATCAAAAAGATGTAGTGGTGGTCAATCTCTTTCAGAACGATTCTTGGATTGTAAACATGCCTGAAAACGAGCAATATCAAAAGCGATTTACAAAACAGGCCCCAACAAAGCAATTTATTATTAAATCCTATGCCGATTTTATAGGAAAACTGCGCTCGCATTATCCTAAGGCCAAAATTATTTGCATGCTGGGCAGTATGGACGCCACAAAGGAAGGTTCGGTATGGCCCGGATATGTAAAAGAAGCGGTAAAGTCCTTAAACGACACCAATATTTACACCTTTTTTATGCCATATAAAAGTAGTAAAGGACATCCTGAAGTTGAAGATCAAAAGTTAATGGGAGATGCACTTATTCAATTTATAGAAAACAGGTTACATTGGTAATTTTATTTATAAAAAAACTCACACTGCTTATACCGTGTGAGTTTTTAATTTCTAACTATTTAACTAACTATCTGAAAAAAAATTACTAATTCACAATTATTTTTTGAGTATAAACTGCATTATCACCTGTTAATCGAACAATATACATCCCTTTTGTTTCGGGCATGTTTATGATATGTATTTCTGACTGACCTTTATTTATAGTTTGAGATCTGCACACATTACCGTTTATTCCAATAAGCTCATATTTATTAAATATATTTTCCTTCATTAAAATTTTCATCCACCCTTCGGTAAGCAAAGTTGGAAATACCGTAACTCCATATTGTACAGCATCTTTAATACCTGTAGCAATGGCTTCTTCGTATAATCCAACTTGTAAAATTACCGAACTCACTCTTCCTTCCGAGTCTGGGAACTTCACATCAATTTCGTTATCTGCTTTTAAATTTTCGAATGGAATGGGAATATTAATCATCCCAAAAAAATCATCCCGATTTGCCTGATCTCCACCAGCCCAATTATCGGGAACTGTTACTTGAATACCATTTACCAATACAGTTGGTTTTTTAGATTTATTATGCTTTCTCCCGATAGATACTCTCAAATTAGCAACACCACCAGCGTTTCCAATATCAACACCATTAAAGTTAAACTTAAGATTTCCTGAAATGGTTTTAAGGTGCTGCTCGGTATAATATTTTGTACTTCTTAAGCTATTTGTAAATGAAATCGAATTATTAAAAGAATATTCCATAACAACCGTTTCATCGGGAATTAAGCTTATTTCCGATGGAACAGAAGATTGTGTTTCATCAGAGTAAACCGGATTTTTATCGTCCCAAATTTTAAGACTCTTAATTCTTACACTATTAACATTTTCTTGGCCTTCAAATTGATTCAAATCAACAAGTAAATTTTTATCATCCAAATTACTCAATGCCATATAAAGTTTATTGTCACTAACAAAAGCCTGAGTTTGAATATCAGGATTATTCACAGATATTTGCACCCTTTTGCCTTTTACATCCTTCCACAATTCAAAGAAATGCACCCGTGGAGTAAAAACCCACTCGGTATTGGCATCGATGGGCACACCTATTTCTTTTGGTCGCCAAAGCACCGAACCGTAAGGCTGGTAATTATTTGCTTCGGTAATGTGCCAAGTAGCTTTTGAACCAATAAAAGGTATTGCCAGCATCATATTATTTTCACGATCGAGTAAATTAAATAAAATATGATTGATTGATTTTATAGATTGTACACTTCTTATATCGCTATAATCATCGCCAAAACCTTTTTCTATTCCGCCAAATTCGGTTATTGCGTGAGGTTTAACAAATCCCCACTTTGTGTAACTATAAGTTTCTATTAAATCTAAAAGAGCTTCAGAATTAGATCCTGATCTTTTACTATCGGCTCCTGTTACATTAATTCCATCGTAAATATGAGTTGCAAAAGCATCCATGTGATCGCCTGCAACATCCATAAACATTTTCATTCTCGTATTCCAATGTTCAAAATCCCACAACTCAACCGATGGCCATGCACTAGAATAACCAACTACATTTACGTTCTCCAATTCTGGTGTTTCATCGAACTTTTTACCAATAGCACCAAACCATTCAGCCATACGTTCACGCATTAACTGATCATCTGGTTGTTCAGCACTAAAAACATCATCGCCAGCATGAACAAAGGGTTCATTCATGGGTTCGAACCAAAGGGGTCTGTCCTCATCGGTAAAAAAATGTTTAAAATATTGAGCCGACCAATCGGCAGCTTTCTCTTTATCTAAACTCCATCGAGCAACATTTGCGGGATGTTCGGTTATTACTTGTCGGTTAGAGTGGCGCCACCATGTTGCTTGTGACTTATTATAATTTATTTGAGAATTTCCTTTGCTTATTATATCGGCTTCATTTTCCGGATAAACACCTACTTCTCCGCCAGCCTTATTTTTAGCCCAAGAAAAAGGGCCCCAAAAACCACGTCCGAAACCAGCATTTAATTCTTCTGTATAGTATTCAAATTCTTCATCTGTAATTCCACCATCGCCCCAGGTAGCGTGCATGTTAAAAAATTTGCTTCGATCTAAATCAGAAACATCACCAATATAATATTGAATGTTTGGATTAACAGTTAGCTTATTCTGTGTAAATCCAGAAAAAGAAGAGATAAGCAAAATTAAAAAAGGAAAAAATTTATTCATAGCAGATCAAAATTAAAACGTTTTCGACATTACAAAGAGCTTAAAAAAAACGTAAAATAGAAGAAAGAAATTCTTCTTAAATAAAGGGGGATATCGTTATTTAATTGCGCCTAAATAACCAATACAAAAAAAGTCGCTTCTTAAAAGTAAGAAGCGACACACAACAACATGTAATGATCTATAAAAAAAAACTAACAATTTTTCTATTTACTCATGTTTAACTACACCATATTTTTCCATCATACTTTCTGCAGTATATCGTAATACTTTTGGTTTTTCTGTTCCTCTAGCCTCTTTAATTAAAATTCCCCATTGTTCTCTCAACATCTCAATTTTATCGGCATATTTTTTATCCCCAATTAAATTTTTCATTTCCTGAGGATCCTCTTTTAAGTTATAAAGTTCCTCATATACGGCTTCTTCTCCATTTAGTGGTCCTTCAATAAATGTACGATACAATGCAATATCTGGATCGTGTACCGAATACAACATATCTTTTAACTTTATTCCCATATCTTTTGCCACTTTAATTTTTGCGGTAGCCGAAAGATTCTCATTTTTATAATAGCGAATGTACTTCCATTCCTTGTTTTGAACCGATTCGCAACGAGGATTTCCAAATTGAGTAGACCATATATTTTCGGTAAATAAAAAATCCCTTACTTTCTCATTAGAAGCATCTATAATTCCTGAAATATCCTTACCCTGATAACTTTTTGGAATATCTACACCTCCATAGCTTAAAATTGTGGGAGCAATATCAATAGTTTGCACTAACTCATCAACCACACGACCTCTCGCTTTACGTGATGTTAATGGATTATATATAATCATAGGAACATGAGTACACTGCTCGTAACACAATGCTTTTCCGCCTAATCCTTGCTGTCCCATAAACAATCCATGGTCGGAAGTATAAATAATAATAGTATTCTTATCTAAACCCTGCTTTTTTAAGTTGGCTCTTAATTTCCCCAACAAACCATCAATTCCTGTCATGGCCTGCATCTGTCTTATCGAGCGTTCTTTTGTATCTTCTGGAGTATCAACATAACTATAACCAACCTGACGATCTTCTGCTCTTAACAAATCGGCGGGCAACTTAGGTGTTACAATATCTTTTTTAGCAATATAATTTGAGGCCAGCGGAATATCCTTATCCCGATATAAAGTACGGTAAATTACCGAATCTGTTGGCAATTGTTTCATGGTTCCTGTACTTGCTCCATGTGGCAAATTAAAACAAATACTTAAGCAAAATGGTTTATCCTCTGGTCTTGAATCAAGAAAATGCAAAGCTCCATCTAAACGGTATTCATTCTTATCTAAAAAATCATCAACACCTTCGTTAATCACCTCAACCTGAGTATCGTATTTTGCACCTTTAAATATTTTATGTCTTTTTTTAGGGTAAAAGCTAAGATGTCCGTGACCAGCATACCAATAGTCAAAAGATTTATCCATCAATCCACTTTGATACCCACCATCACCTACTGGTGAATGATTTTTTCCAATATAACCTGTATAATACCCATTATTCTTTAGTACTACAGGATATGATTCTTCCCATGCTTTAGGAGAAACACTAGTACCCGAATTAAAATTAACTCCGTGCTTACGTTCAAACTGACTCAATAGCATAGACACTCTACTAGGAGTACAAATTGCACTTGTAACATGCGCATTGGTAAATCGAACGCCCTGATCAGCCATTTTATCAAACTGAGGAGTTTTAAGTAATTCATTCCCATTACATCCTAACAAATCAAATTGCTGATCATCCGTAAGAATAAAAATTACATTTGGTTTTGATTCCTTTTTTGTGGATTTGGCATTTGCATTCACAATACTTGCCAAGCCTAAAAACAGAATTAAAATTATTTTATTTTTCATTTCTAAAATTTACTGGTTTCCATACTTAAAAATACTTTCGCAAAGTGTAGCTTATTAAAATTACTATACAAATTGACTTATTTTTAACTAAAAATACAGGGATAAATTACAAATGATAATAGGGGGAAATCAATATTTATATTAACTCATAACTTTAACATATAGACTAATTAAGAGCAAAAGTTAATTCGTAATTTCATAAAATAAAACTAACAACAAAAACTAAAACAAACTAAGGTATTATTCTACAGAACTTGCATATTACAAAGCTGTTTCAATGAAAATTCACCACGGATATATTGCTATAATCCCCCTATCCTTGTAAAGGAAAAACTTTACATTTGAACAAGACATTTAAATATATAAATCAAATGAACAGACCTTTATTACTTAAAAGTATTCTTGTTTTACTGCTTGCAATGCATCACATTTTCGGATATAGCCAAAACCCTCTTGTAACGCATATGTTTACCGCCGACCCAACAGCTCGGGTTTTCGATGGTAAATTGTTTGTTTTTCCTTCGAGCGATACCTATCCACCAGCAGGACGAGAAGCAGAATTTCCTCGCTTTTGCATGCCAGGATATCATGCTTTTTCTTTGGAAAATGGTTCCACCTGGAAAGATCACGGATGGGTACTGAAAGAAAATGATGTGCCCTGGGGTGAAAAAGACACCTACGCTATGTGGGCTCCGGATTGTATCGAAAAGGATGGAAAATATTATTATTACTATCCGGCTAAGCCAAAAAAAGACAAAGCTTTTAGAAGAATTGGTGTTGGTGTATCAGACAATCCTACTGGCCCTTTTAAATGGGAAAAAAGTTTTATAAAAGATGTTTCGGGTATTGATCCAGGATTGCTTTTAGACGATAACAACAAAGCCTATTTGTTTTTTGGTGGAGGTCATGAATTGTATGGAGCTCCTTTAAAAGAAAATATGAAAGAAATAGCCAAAAAACCTATTCTTATTGAAGGTTTACCTGCTGGATACAAAGAAGGATCCTTCCCTTTTAAGAAAGATGGTGTGTACTACCTGACTTTTGCTCATGTTTTTCCGGACGAAGGATACACCATTGGCTATGCTACAAGCAATAGACCATTGGGACCTTATCAATACCGTGGTAAAATAATGGATAACATTCACAACGGCACCAATCATCATTCTGTGGTTAAATACAAAGATCAATGGATTCTTTTTTATCACTCATGGGACATTAGCGGTTACAACAAATTGCGTTCGATGCGAGCCGATTACATGACTTTCAAAAAAGATGGCACCATTAAAAAAGTAAAACCCACTCTTCGTGGAATTGGAACTCCTCAAGTGAATGATACAATTCAGATTGACAGATACAATGAAATTTCGGGAGCTAATACAGCTTTTGTTGGCGGAAATGAGCCTAATGGATGGATGGTTTGTGATGCTAAAATGATGAGCTTTGTGAAATTTAACCGTGTAAAATTTGATGGTGCAAAAAAAATTAAAGCACGCATAGCCAGCGGACAACGAAATGGAAGTTTCGAAATAAGACTAAACAATCCGAAAGGAAAACTTGTTGCCGAATTTCCAATTAACTATACAGGTGGATGGAACACTTGGAAAACCATAGAAACAGAGCTTAAAGAATCTATTAGCGGAACACACAATCTTGTTGTTGTATTTAAATCAGATTGGGGAAATACAAAATCAGTTAATTTAAACTGGTTACTGCTTCAATAAGAATTTTTGATTCTCATTTTCAAATCCTATTTTTAAGAATGTCACTATGCTTGCGTATAGTGACATTCTGCATAAAGGCTATTTCAAAAATGATGAGTAACTTGCACTTTAACAAAACTCAAAAATAACAGGCAGTTATACGAATACAAATAATGCTCCTAGAATGAAAAAAGCGACAATACTATCCTTACTGATTACAATCTCATTTTCTGTTTTCAGTCAAAGTAACATCCTGAAATTATGGACAAATGAAATTCCAAACAGCCAGAATTCAATTGAAGAAGAAATCGTCGAATCGACAGGCATAATAAGGATTTCTAAGGTGCAAACACCCACATTGGAAGTGTTTCTGCCCGCAAAAAATAATGCAAACGGACAAGCGGTTGTTATTTGTCCGGGTGGTGGTTATGGCATATTGGCTTACGACTGGGAAGGAACTGATATTGCTAAATGGTTGAATTCGAAA
This genomic interval from uncultured Marinifilum sp. contains the following:
- a CDS encoding SGNH/GDSL hydrolase family protein; this translates as MKYFLTLVLSAFIFASCNKLPEQIDVLPASDALNYMGRTVWTADSTISGLCWSGASVSINFEGEKLKAILKNSERDNYYNIIIDGVVDSILHIDTLKTEYTIAKNLQKGKHRVELFRRTECTFGKTQFYGFKIGGDAKLLPADQKKKKSIEFYGNSITVGYGVDDDTEQDRWDSIYSNNYHSYAFLTAKHFDANYSCIARSGIGITVSWFNQIMPELYYRHDPSNEKSIWNFSAHQKDVVVVNLFQNDSWIVNMPENEQYQKRFTKQAPTKQFIIKSYADFIGKLRSHYPKAKIICMLGSMDATKEGSVWPGYVKEAVKSLNDTNIYTFFMPYKSSKGHPEVEDQKLMGDALIQFIENRLHW
- a CDS encoding T9SS type A sorting domain-containing protein translates to MNKFFPFLILLISSFSGFTQNKLTVNPNIQYYIGDVSDLDRSKFFNMHATWGDGGITDEEFEYYTEELNAGFGRGFWGPFSWAKNKAGGEVGVYPENEADIISKGNSQINYNKSQATWWRHSNRQVITEHPANVARWSLDKEKAADWSAQYFKHFFTDEDRPLWFEPMNEPFVHAGDDVFSAEQPDDQLMRERMAEWFGAIGKKFDETPELENVNVVGYSSAWPSVELWDFEHWNTRMKMFMDVAGDHMDAFATHIYDGINVTGADSKRSGSNSEALLDLIETYSYTKWGFVKPHAITEFGGIEKGFGDDYSDIRSVQSIKSINHILFNLLDRENNMMLAIPFIGSKATWHITEANNYQPYGSVLWRPKEIGVPIDANTEWVFTPRVHFFELWKDVKGKRVQISVNNPDIQTQAFVSDNKLYMALSNLDDKNLLVDLNQFEGQENVNSVRIKSLKIWDDKNPVYSDETQSSVPSEISLIPDETVVMEYSFNNSISFTNSLRSTKYYTEQHLKTISGNLKFNFNGVDIGNAGGVANLRVSIGRKHNKSKKPTVLVNGIQVTVPDNWAGGDQANRDDFFGMINIPIPFENLKADNEIDVKFPDSEGRVSSVILQVGLYEEAIATGIKDAVQYGVTVFPTLLTEGWMKILMKENIFNKYELIGINGNVCRSQTINKGQSEIHIINMPETKGMYIVRLTGDNAVYTQKIIVN
- a CDS encoding sulfatase-like hydrolase/transferase, coding for MKNKIILILFLGLASIVNANAKSTKKESKPNVIFILTDDQQFDLLGCNGNELLKTPQFDKMADQGVRFTNAHVTSAICTPSRVSMLLSQFERKHGVNFNSGTSVSPKAWEESYPVVLKNNGYYTGYIGKNHSPVGDGGYQSGLMDKSFDYWYAGHGHLSFYPKKRHKIFKGAKYDTQVEVINEGVDDFLDKNEYRLDGALHFLDSRPEDKPFCLSICFNLPHGASTGTMKQLPTDSVIYRTLYRDKDIPLASNYIAKKDIVTPKLPADLLRAEDRQVGYSYVDTPEDTKERSIRQMQAMTGIDGLLGKLRANLKKQGLDKNTIIIYTSDHGLFMGQQGLGGKALCYEQCTHVPMIIYNPLTSRKARGRVVDELVQTIDIAPTILSYGGVDIPKSYQGKDISGIIDASNEKVRDFLFTENIWSTQFGNPRCESVQNKEWKYIRYYKNENLSATAKIKVAKDMGIKLKDMLYSVHDPDIALYRTFIEGPLNGEEAVYEELYNLKEDPQEMKNLIGDKKYADKIEMLREQWGILIKEARGTEKPKVLRYTAESMMEKYGVVKHE
- a CDS encoding family 43 glycosylhydrolase — its product is MNRPLLLKSILVLLLAMHHIFGYSQNPLVTHMFTADPTARVFDGKLFVFPSSDTYPPAGREAEFPRFCMPGYHAFSLENGSTWKDHGWVLKENDVPWGEKDTYAMWAPDCIEKDGKYYYYYPAKPKKDKAFRRIGVGVSDNPTGPFKWEKSFIKDVSGIDPGLLLDDNNKAYLFFGGGHELYGAPLKENMKEIAKKPILIEGLPAGYKEGSFPFKKDGVYYLTFAHVFPDEGYTIGYATSNRPLGPYQYRGKIMDNIHNGTNHHSVVKYKDQWILFYHSWDISGYNKLRSMRADYMTFKKDGTIKKVKPTLRGIGTPQVNDTIQIDRYNEISGANTAFVGGNEPNGWMVCDAKMMSFVKFNRVKFDGAKKIKARIASGQRNGSFEIRLNNPKGKLVAEFPINYTGGWNTWKTIETELKESISGTHNLVVVFKSDWGNTKSVNLNWLLLQ